A single region of the Salmo salar chromosome ssa16, Ssal_v3.1, whole genome shotgun sequence genome encodes:
- the LOC106573506 gene encoding nuclear receptor ROR-alpha A isoform X3 — protein sequence MMYFVISAMKAQIEIIPCKICGDKSSGIHYGVITCEGCKGFFRRSQQSNAAYSCPRQKNCLIDRTSRNRCQHCRLQKCLAVGMSRDAVKFGRMSKKQRDSLYAEVQKHRLQQAQRDHQQQPGEAEPLTPTYGLSANGLTELHDDLSGYMDSHTPDGSKPDSAVSSFYLDIQPSPDQSGLDINGIKPEPICDFAPGSGFFPYCSFTNGETSPTVSMAELEHLAQNISKSHMETCQYLREELQQMTWQAFLQEEMESYQTKPREVMWQLCAIKITEAIQYVVEFAKRIDGFMELCQNDQIVLLKAGSLEVVFVRMCRAFDSQNNTVYFDGKYAGPDVFKSLGCDDLISSVFEFGKNLCSMHLSEDEIALFSAFVLMSADRSWLQEKVKVEKLQQKIQLALQHVLQKNHREDGILTKLICKVSTLRALCSRHTEKLTAFKAIYPDIVRSHFPPLYKELFGSDFEQSMPIDG from the exons GGCTTCTTCAGGAGGAGTCAACAGAGCAATGCGGCCTACTCATGCCCCCGTCAGAAGAACTGCCTGATTGACCGCACCAGCCGCAACCGCTGCCAGCACTGCCGGCTGCAGAAGTGTCTGGCAGTGGGCATGTCACGGGACG CGGTAAAGTTTGGGCGCATGTCGAAGAAACAGCGGGACAGCCTGTATGCGGAGGTGCAGAAACACCGGCTGCAGCAGGCGCAGCGTGACCACCAGCAGCAGCCCGGCGAGGCAGAGCCACTCACGCCTACCTACGGCCTCTCGGCCAATGGCCTCACAGAGCTCCACGATGACCTCAGTGGCTATATGGACAGCCACACCCCCGACGGCAGCAAGCCCGACTCAGCAGTCAGCAGCTTCTACCTGGACATCCAGCCCTCCCCTGACCAGTCCGGCCTGGACATCAATGGCATCAAGCCTGAGCCCATCTGCGACTTCGCCCCCGGCTCAGGCTTCTTCCCCTACTGCTCTTTTACCAACGGAGAGACATCCCCCACCGTGTCCATGGCTGAGCTAG AGCACCTGGCCCAGAACATCTCCAAGTCCCACATGGAGACGTGTCAGTACCTGAGAGAGGAGCTGCAGCAGATGACCTGGCAGGCCTTCCtgcaggaggagatggagagctaCCAGACCAAG CCCCGGGAGGTCATGTGGCAGCTGTGTGCTATCAAAATCACAGAGGCCATCCAGTACGTGGTGGAGTTTGCCAAGCGCATCGACGGCTTCATGGAGCTGTGTCAGAACGATCAGATAGTGCTTCTGAAAGCAG GCTCTTTGGAGGTTGTGTTTGTGAGAATGTGCCGTGCCTTCGACTCTCAAAACAACACAGTCTATTTCGATGGAAAGTATGCTGGGCCCGATGTGTTTAAGTCATTAG GCTGTGACGACTTGATCAGCTCCGTCTTCGAGTTTGGGAAGAACTTGTGTTCTATGCACCTGTCTGAGGATGAGATCGCCCTGTTCTCCGCATTCGTGTTGATGTCTGCAG ACCGGTCCTGGCTCCAGGAGAAGGTGAAGGTGGAGAAACTCCAGCAGAAGATCCAGCTGGCACTGCAGCATGTCCTGCAGAAGAACCACAGAGAGGATGGCATTCTCACCAAG TTGATATGCAAAGTGTCAACACTGCGAGCGCTGTGCAGCAGGCATACAGAGAAGCTGACGGCTTTCAAAGCAATATACCCAGACATTGTGCGTTCCCACTTTCCCCCCTTATACAAGGAGCTCTTCGGATCGGACTTTGAGCAGTCCATGCCCATTGACGGGTAG